One region of Bacillota bacterium genomic DNA includes:
- a CDS encoding RnfABCDGE type electron transport complex subunit B, protein MGLLGTVFGLGLMYASSRFKVETDPRVEEVAELAPGANCGACGFSGCHAFAEAVVTGKAPMTGCPVGGNAFAEKIAAVLGEAIEEMPVRQVAHVKCGGCNDKAKSRGEYEGATDCWAAMLHFGGPKECMYGCLGLGSCVRACQFDAMWMNPNGLPEVDEDKCTACGKCVEACPRRLVELVPVTGQVHVRCKSKDPGKVVRKVCEVGCIGCGLCVKACAYDAIAVTDHLAAIDYEKCTNCGECARKCPTQAIIIQEFKAGSAEKLAG, encoded by the coding sequence ATGGGGCTGTTGGGTACCGTATTTGGTCTAGGTTTGATGTATGCGTCGAGCCGCTTTAAGGTGGAGACGGACCCGCGGGTCGAGGAGGTTGCGGAGCTGGCCCCCGGTGCCAACTGCGGTGCCTGTGGTTTTTCCGGATGCCATGCCTTTGCGGAGGCGGTAGTGACCGGAAAGGCACCGATGACCGGTTGCCCAGTGGGTGGTAATGCCTTTGCCGAGAAGATTGCTGCCGTTCTCGGTGAAGCAATAGAGGAAATGCCTGTTCGGCAAGTGGCCCATGTGAAATGTGGCGGATGTAATGATAAGGCGAAAAGCCGCGGTGAGTATGAAGGAGCCACCGACTGTTGGGCGGCTATGCTGCATTTTGGCGGGCCCAAGGAGTGTATGTATGGTTGTTTGGGTCTTGGTAGTTGCGTGCGGGCGTGTCAGTTTGACGCCATGTGGATGAATCCCAACGGCCTTCCCGAGGTGGATGAGGATAAGTGCACAGCCTGTGGCAAATGTGTGGAGGCTTGTCCCCGTCGATTGGTGGAGTTGGTACCGGTGACGGGGCAGGTGCACGTGCGTTGCAAGTCTAAGGACCCTGGGAAAGTGGTTCGAAAGGTTTGCGAGGTGGGATGCATCGGTTGTGGGCTATGTGTGAAAGCTTGTGCCTACGATGCCATTGCAGTAACCGATCACCTGGCGGCCATTGACTACGAGAAATGCACCAATTGTGGGGAATGTGCGAGAAAGTGTCCCACTCAGGCGATCATCATTCAGGAGTTTAAGGCCGGATCAGCGGAGAAACTGGCTGGTTAA
- the atpD gene encoding F0F1 ATP synthase subunit beta — protein MQDGRVLTVIGPVVDVEFPSEHLPDIYNALHVIDEKDQTVQLVLEAVQHIGDNVVRCVAMDATDGLVRGMRVVDTQSPIKVPVGQATLGRIFNVLGETIDEGEPVETEVYWPIHRSAPPLTEQETKTEILETGIKVIDLLAPYAKGGKVGLFGGAGVGKTVLIMELIRNIATEHGGYSVFAGVGERTREGNELWLEMQESGVLDKTTLVFGQMNEPPGARMRVALSALTMAEYFRDEEGRDVLLFIDNIFRFIQAGSEVSALLGRMPSAVGYQPTLATDVGQLQERITSTKRGSITSIQAIYVPADDYTDPAPATTFAHLDATTNLQRSIAELGIYPAVDPLTSTSRILDPRIVGEEHYRVARGVQEILQRYKELQDIIAILGMDELSDEDKLIVNRARRIQQFLSQPLFVAETFTGYEGRYVPREETVRSFKEILEGKHDHLPEEAFRYVGSIDEAVERAKSL, from the coding sequence ATGCAGGATGGTAGGGTATTAACGGTAATCGGACCTGTGGTGGACGTAGAGTTCCCCAGTGAGCATTTGCCGGATATTTACAACGCCCTTCATGTGATAGACGAGAAAGACCAGACGGTTCAGTTGGTCCTGGAAGCGGTACAGCACATCGGGGACAATGTGGTCCGGTGTGTGGCCATGGATGCCACCGATGGATTGGTACGTGGGATGAGAGTCGTTGATACGCAAAGCCCGATCAAAGTTCCGGTGGGTCAAGCTACCCTCGGTCGGATCTTTAACGTGTTGGGCGAGACCATTGACGAGGGCGAACCGGTGGAAACTGAAGTCTATTGGCCGATTCATCGCAGTGCTCCTCCCCTCACCGAACAGGAGACGAAAACGGAGATCCTGGAGACGGGGATTAAGGTAATCGACCTGTTGGCCCCCTATGCCAAGGGTGGCAAGGTTGGTCTGTTTGGTGGTGCCGGTGTCGGGAAAACGGTACTGATTATGGAGCTCATCAGGAATATCGCCACAGAGCACGGCGGTTACTCCGTCTTTGCCGGGGTGGGGGAGCGCACCAGGGAAGGCAATGAGCTATGGCTAGAGATGCAAGAGTCGGGAGTCTTGGACAAGACGACCCTGGTTTTCGGTCAGATGAACGAGCCTCCCGGGGCGAGAATGCGTGTTGCTCTTTCGGCACTGACTATGGCCGAGTATTTCCGCGATGAAGAGGGCCGAGACGTCCTTTTGTTCATTGATAACATCTTCCGCTTTATTCAGGCGGGTTCCGAAGTGTCGGCTCTGCTGGGTCGGATGCCTTCGGCGGTGGGGTATCAGCCGACGCTAGCCACCGACGTAGGCCAACTGCAGGAGCGGATTACGTCAACCAAACGGGGTTCCATTACCTCCATTCAGGCTATTTACGTCCCCGCTGATGACTATACGGATCCGGCGCCGGCCACTACCTTTGCCCACTTGGATGCAACGACGAACCTGCAACGTAGCATCGCAGAGTTGGGGATCTATCCGGCGGTGGACCCGTTGACGTCTACCTCGCGAATCCTTGATCCAAGGATTGTCGGCGAAGAGCATTATCGTGTGGCCCGGGGTGTCCAGGAGATCCTGCAGCGGTATAAGGAATTGCAGGACATTATCGCGATCTTGGGCATGGATGAGTTGTCGGACGAGGACAAACTGATTGTGAATCGGGCCCGGCGGATCCAACAGTTCCTATCCCAACCCCTCTTTGTGGCGGAGACCTTCACTGGTTATGAGGGACGCTATGTGCCCAGGGAAGAGACGGTGCGCAGCTTCAAGGAAATCCTGGAAGGGAAACACGACCATCTTCCGGAGGAAGCCTTCCGTTATGTAGGTTCCATCGACGAAGCGGTGGAGCGGGCCAAGTCGTTATAA
- a CDS encoding electron transport complex subunit E, protein MFSDLIRGLWKENPTFRMLIGMCPTLAITTTATNGFVMGLSVVFVLACSNVIISLLRKQIPAEVRIPCYIVIIATFVTVVDLVLAAYVPGIHRVLGLYIPLITVNCLILGRAEAFASKMPVYRSFLDGIGMGLGFTIALVTLGSIREILGAGTIFGYRLLWEGFTPWVIMITPPGAFFTLGLLVGLVNWLSTAIAQGTLFRKDAGRRAKVGTAVHIHRVGSGQ, encoded by the coding sequence ATGTTTTCAGATTTAATCCGGGGACTTTGGAAAGAGAATCCGACCTTTCGGATGCTGATCGGAATGTGCCCTACTTTGGCTATTACGACTACCGCCACCAATGGTTTTGTGATGGGTCTTTCGGTGGTTTTCGTGCTGGCGTGTTCTAACGTGATTATCTCTCTCCTTCGAAAACAGATTCCGGCCGAGGTGCGTATTCCGTGCTATATCGTGATTATCGCCACCTTTGTTACCGTTGTGGACTTGGTGTTGGCGGCGTATGTCCCCGGGATCCATCGGGTATTGGGCTTGTATATCCCGCTTATTACCGTTAACTGCCTCATTCTTGGTAGAGCGGAAGCCTTTGCCTCGAAGATGCCAGTATATCGCTCTTTCCTCGATGGAATTGGTATGGGCCTAGGGTTTACCATTGCCTTGGTAACCTTAGGCTCCATTCGAGAGATCCTGGGAGCCGGCACCATTTTTGGTTATCGACTTTTGTGGGAGGGATTTACCCCGTGGGTGATCATGATTACGCCGCCGGGGGCCTTCTTTACCTTGGGACTGTTAGTTGGACTGGTAAATTGGTTAAGCACGGCGATTGCCCAGGGAACGTTGTTCCGGAAAGATGCGGGAAGGAGGGCCAAGGTTGGAACTGCTGTTCATATTCATCGGGTCGGTTCTGGTCAATAA
- a CDS encoding RnfABCDGE type electron transport complex subunit D, whose product MWDSLEESALAKETEHQLELMMGASPHIKAEDSVPMIMYTVALALLPSLVCAIYYFGFRALALTVVTIVAAMVAEAVIQKLRGQAITIWDGSALVTGLLLAFNLPPALPYWMAIVGAVVAIFLGKQIFGGLGQNPFNPALIGRVFLSVAFPAAMTTWTWPFDGLSLATPYDAFSQATPLMLMKSEGVVTSYLDLFLGNVPGCLGETCTLALLVGAGLLLYKRYIDWRIPVGYLGTVFLLTWILGQDPVFHLLAGGLILGAFFMATDMVTSPMTKTGRWIFGIGAGIILVLIRLYGAYPEGVSFSILLMNAVTPMLNHYTKPRIFGEVKKHV is encoded by the coding sequence ATGTGGGATAGTTTGGAGGAGAGTGCTTTGGCGAAAGAAACGGAACATCAGCTGGAACTGATGATGGGGGCTTCTCCCCATATAAAAGCCGAGGACTCGGTACCGATGATTATGTATACGGTGGCTTTGGCCTTGTTGCCCAGTCTGGTCTGCGCCATCTATTATTTCGGTTTCCGAGCTTTGGCCCTTACGGTTGTAACGATCGTGGCGGCTATGGTTGCGGAGGCGGTGATCCAGAAGCTGCGAGGACAAGCGATTACTATCTGGGATGGCAGTGCCTTGGTCACCGGCCTGTTGCTGGCCTTTAACTTGCCTCCGGCCCTACCCTATTGGATGGCGATTGTGGGAGCCGTGGTGGCGATTTTCCTAGGCAAGCAGATCTTTGGTGGTCTGGGCCAGAACCCGTTCAATCCGGCCTTGATCGGTCGAGTGTTTCTTTCTGTTGCCTTTCCCGCGGCCATGACCACGTGGACTTGGCCCTTTGATGGGCTGAGCCTGGCTACACCCTATGATGCCTTTTCTCAGGCCACTCCATTGATGCTCATGAAGTCCGAGGGTGTGGTTACTTCCTATCTGGATCTGTTTTTGGGGAATGTGCCCGGTTGTCTAGGGGAGACTTGTACCTTGGCTTTGCTGGTGGGAGCTGGGTTGTTGTTATATAAGCGCTATATCGACTGGCGAATTCCTGTCGGCTATCTAGGTACTGTTTTCCTTCTCACCTGGATACTGGGTCAAGATCCCGTTTTCCACCTATTGGCTGGAGGACTGATCCTCGGTGCTTTCTTTATGGCCACCGACATGGTCACCAGCCCCATGACTAAAACAGGTCGTTGGATTTTTGGTATTGGGGCCGGCATCATCTTGGTGCTCATTCGCCTGTACGGGGCCTATCCTGAAGGCGTGAGTTTTTCAATTCTCTTGATGAATGCCGTGACACCCATGTTGAACCACTATACTAAACCACGCATATTTGGGGAGGTGAAAAAGCATGTCTAA
- the atpG gene encoding ATP synthase F1 subunit gamma has protein sequence MESTRDLRRRIRSVTSTQQITRAMKLVATVKLQKAEAMFRSYQAYHEGMAELLDLVAHGVNDPEYDLFRPGKGKPCYLVISSDLGLAGGYNANLLRHVLDRAEPDACFIVIGQKGRDVLRTRQKEILAQYLQLGDTPDYSQAREIGQLIVEFYRSGIIRSLHVVHVHARTLLTQEIKEVPLLPIQPSHRTEALSGVLFEPSAEKILTQLIPNYIQARLYGAMLDAKVAEFASRMTAMDAATENAQELIDELGLSLNRARQQAITKEIIEIVSGAEAL, from the coding sequence ATGGAGAGTACACGGGATTTACGTAGACGGATTCGATCCGTAACCAGCACCCAGCAGATTACAAGGGCGATGAAATTGGTGGCCACCGTGAAGCTGCAGAAGGCTGAAGCTATGTTCCGAAGCTACCAGGCCTATCATGAAGGTATGGCGGAGCTTCTTGATCTGGTAGCCCACGGGGTAAATGATCCGGAGTACGATCTGTTTCGTCCCGGTAAAGGCAAACCCTGTTATTTAGTCATCTCTTCCGACTTGGGTCTTGCCGGTGGTTACAACGCCAACTTACTCCGGCATGTCCTAGACCGGGCGGAGCCTGATGCTTGCTTTATTGTGATCGGGCAAAAGGGTCGGGACGTACTCCGTACACGACAGAAGGAGATCCTCGCCCAGTATCTGCAGCTGGGGGATACACCGGACTATAGTCAAGCCCGGGAGATAGGGCAATTGATCGTCGAATTCTACCGGTCTGGGATCATTAGGTCGCTACATGTGGTCCATGTACATGCCCGTACGCTACTGACCCAAGAAATCAAAGAGGTTCCCCTGTTGCCCATCCAGCCAAGTCACAGGACTGAGGCCCTTTCGGGAGTCCTCTTTGAACCATCGGCGGAGAAGATCCTGACCCAACTCATACCGAATTATATCCAGGCGCGCTTGTATGGAGCGATGCTGGATGCGAAGGTGGCTGAATTTGCCAGCCGGATGACGGCAATGGATGCCGCCACAGAAAATGCCCAAGAACTGATTGATGAGCTGGGACTATCGTTGAATCGGGCAAGGCAGCAGGCGATCACCAAGGAAATCATTGAGATTGTCAGTGGTGCCGAAGCGCTGTAG
- a CDS encoding FMN-binding protein: MSNKTKMVATLVVVCVVAAAVLALVYNFTKQRIDERLDSELAASLAVVLPEAKSFAVLEQEDLSIDLSSLAEEVYVGRDQSGKDIGLAYVKSAPGFKGDIRVLIGMSLPDGAITGVHILSHSETPDVGDKIEEDWFLEQYVGWNPGSEQEPEFDTITRATVSSVAVNTVVKESARQIFQELVPALGEGAR, from the coding sequence ATGTCTAACAAAACTAAGATGGTGGCTACCTTGGTTGTGGTCTGCGTAGTCGCCGCTGCAGTACTGGCGTTGGTGTACAATTTCACCAAGCAGCGGATCGACGAGCGGCTGGACAGTGAATTGGCTGCGTCCTTGGCCGTTGTATTGCCCGAGGCGAAGTCCTTTGCTGTCCTCGAGCAGGAGGATCTTTCCATCGATCTTAGCAGCTTGGCGGAGGAGGTCTATGTGGGTCGTGACCAGTCCGGTAAGGATATTGGCCTAGCCTACGTGAAGTCCGCGCCTGGCTTCAAAGGTGACATCCGGGTGCTGATCGGCATGAGCCTACCTGATGGGGCGATTACCGGTGTGCACATCCTGAGTCATTCCGAGACCCCTGATGTGGGGGACAAGATCGAAGAGGATTGGTTCCTCGAGCAGTATGTTGGCTGGAATCCAGGTAGTGAGCAGGAACCGGAATTTGATACCATCACCCGAGCCACGGTTTCCAGCGTTGCTGTAAACACCGTTGTTAAAGAAAGCGCACGTCAAATTTTCCAAGAGCTTGTGCCAGCTCTAGGGGAAGGAGCTAGGTAA
- the fsa gene encoding fructose-6-phosphate aldolase: protein MQFFIDTANIEEIKQAHAWGVISGVTTNPSLVAKEGRNFEAVIKEIASIVDGPISAEVLSLVSDEMVREAQKLASWSKNVVIKVPMTSDGLQAVNQLSKLGIPTNVTLVFSASQALLAARAGATYVSPFIGRLDDISHDGMELIRDIVEIYDMHNISTQIIAASVRSPMHVVEAAKAGAHVATVPFKVLQQMVNHPLTDLGVEKFLADWERAGIG, encoded by the coding sequence ATGCAGTTTTTCATTGATACCGCCAATATTGAGGAGATTAAGCAGGCCCATGCCTGGGGGGTTATCTCTGGGGTGACGACCAACCCCTCGTTGGTGGCCAAGGAAGGTCGGAATTTTGAAGCTGTCATTAAAGAAATTGCCAGTATTGTGGATGGACCGATCAGCGCAGAAGTGCTCAGTCTTGTGAGCGATGAGATGGTAAGGGAAGCCCAGAAGCTTGCTTCGTGGTCAAAGAATGTTGTAATCAAGGTCCCGATGACCAGCGACGGACTTCAGGCGGTAAACCAGTTGTCTAAACTAGGGATCCCGACTAATGTGACTTTGGTCTTCTCCGCCAGTCAGGCTCTTTTGGCCGCCAGGGCTGGTGCCACTTACGTTAGCCCCTTCATTGGCCGTTTAGACGATATCTCCCATGATGGGATGGAATTGATTCGGGATATCGTGGAGATCTATGACATGCATAATATCTCCACCCAGATCATTGCCGCCAGTGTACGGAGCCCCATGCATGTGGTGGAAGCGGCAAAGGCAGGGGCCCATGTGGCCACAGTACCCTTCAAGGTGTTGCAGCAGATGGTGAACCATCCCCTAACGGATCTGGGGGTTGAGAAGTTCTTGGCCGATTGGGAGCGTGCTGGCATTGGATAA
- the rsxC gene encoding electron transport complex subunit RsxC: protein MNLLGVGSFRGGVPMADHKELTCDCAITPVPTPARVVLPVKQHIGALAQVVVKKGDVVQKGQLIAQCDGKVSANICASVSGTVIDISPQPHHSGCPVPAVVIETGEKQVWQTDLTPVSLDEVKPSEIVDIVKKAGIVGMGGAGFPTHVKLTPPRDKVIQTLIINGCECEPYLTGDYRLMVEHPKEVVFGAKALAKAVGAEQVFIGVEDNKPKAIQALQEAADDGISVIPLRTKYPQGAEKQLIYSILEREVPRGGLPMDVGVMVNNVATAYAVWQALVKGWPLVERVVTVTGEGIAKPGNYLVPLGMTVGDLIEACMGFVGDPGKIILGGPMMGTAITDLRVPITKDTTGIVVLTREQARREVVYPCIKCGRCLEVCPVYLVPTAIARFAEHDELDAAEEYGARCCIECGCCSFVCPSNRPLVHWIQVAKAKLGLIGDNVG, encoded by the coding sequence GTGAATCTGTTGGGAGTAGGTAGCTTTCGGGGAGGCGTGCCCATGGCGGATCACAAGGAGTTGACCTGTGATTGTGCCATCACTCCCGTACCGACGCCGGCCCGCGTCGTGCTTCCCGTCAAGCAGCATATCGGGGCTCTAGCGCAGGTAGTCGTCAAGAAGGGGGATGTGGTACAGAAGGGTCAGCTTATCGCCCAGTGTGACGGCAAAGTATCCGCCAATATTTGTGCCAGTGTCAGTGGCACTGTTATAGATATTTCCCCCCAACCGCATCACTCGGGATGTCCTGTTCCCGCGGTGGTTATAGAGACCGGGGAGAAGCAAGTGTGGCAGACAGATCTCACACCGGTAAGTCTCGATGAAGTGAAGCCCAGTGAGATTGTAGACATTGTGAAAAAGGCTGGCATTGTGGGGATGGGAGGTGCCGGATTTCCCACCCATGTCAAACTGACACCACCCCGGGATAAGGTGATTCAGACGCTGATCATCAACGGGTGTGAGTGTGAGCCCTACCTTACAGGAGACTACCGTTTGATGGTGGAGCATCCCAAGGAGGTAGTCTTTGGGGCGAAGGCCTTGGCGAAGGCCGTCGGGGCTGAGCAGGTGTTTATCGGAGTCGAGGACAATAAGCCCAAGGCTATTCAAGCTTTGCAGGAAGCGGCTGATGATGGGATCAGTGTTATACCTTTGAGGACCAAGTACCCGCAGGGTGCCGAAAAGCAATTGATTTACAGCATTCTAGAACGGGAGGTTCCGCGGGGCGGTTTGCCCATGGACGTGGGCGTGATGGTGAATAATGTGGCTACGGCCTACGCCGTATGGCAGGCGTTGGTGAAGGGTTGGCCGTTGGTAGAACGGGTGGTGACCGTTACCGGAGAAGGAATCGCCAAACCCGGCAACTACTTGGTACCATTGGGGATGACTGTGGGGGATCTCATCGAGGCCTGCATGGGTTTTGTTGGGGATCCGGGGAAAATCATCCTCGGTGGTCCGATGATGGGCACGGCCATCACGGATTTGCGGGTTCCGATCACCAAGGATACTACGGGTATCGTTGTTCTTACCCGCGAGCAAGCGCGCCGCGAGGTGGTGTATCCTTGCATCAAGTGTGGCCGTTGTCTTGAGGTGTGCCCTGTATACCTGGTGCCCACCGCCATTGCGCGTTTTGCAGAGCACGATGAACTCGATGCCGCGGAAGAGTATGGTGCTAGGTGTTGCATTGAGTGTGGTTGTTGTTCTTTCGTCTGCCCGTCAAACCGACCATTGGTGCACTGGATCCAAGTGGCCAAAGCTAAGTTGGGCTTAATCGGGGATAATGTGGGATAG
- a CDS encoding M24 family metallopeptidase, which yields MDNTRIAKENLRKVREFLAERGLGALVVSRQHNLFWLTGGGDCHVGLATQDAAARLVVTADEAYIITKNIELPRLLAEEVDPNLFQVRAFDWYEGDFDPIIKELVGDLPLGSDMPGAETVFLESELGLLRSLYSEGEQERLLIAGQRLGEALGQVCREVVPGETEFAVAGRLTSALLARELTPTVLLVGADERIAKFRHPIPTQKVVTKYAMVACVARYKGIQVAGSRLVHFGPLDADLLRKHQAVVTVDATLIGQSVPGRKLNEILAAGIAAYREAGFAEEWKLHHQGGIIGYWTREMIATPQTQLTLRENQALAWNPSITGTKSEDTILVTKDGPQVVTSTPDWPMLEVHTVDGVFYRPDILVR from the coding sequence TTGGATAATACAAGAATTGCAAAGGAGAACCTGCGTAAGGTCAGGGAGTTCTTAGCTGAACGGGGGCTAGGGGCCCTGGTGGTGAGCCGGCAGCACAACCTCTTTTGGTTGACAGGCGGCGGAGATTGCCATGTGGGGCTTGCCACCCAGGATGCCGCGGCTCGCCTGGTGGTGACCGCGGATGAAGCGTACATTATTACCAAGAATATCGAACTGCCCCGACTCTTGGCGGAAGAAGTGGATCCCAACCTCTTTCAGGTGCGGGCCTTCGATTGGTACGAAGGGGACTTCGACCCCATAATCAAAGAATTGGTGGGCGACTTGCCCTTGGGCAGCGATATGCCTGGTGCCGAGACCGTTTTTTTGGAGTCTGAGCTGGGGTTGCTGCGATCCCTCTATAGCGAGGGGGAGCAGGAACGGCTGTTGATTGCCGGCCAAAGACTGGGCGAGGCCTTGGGACAAGTGTGCCGTGAGGTTGTACCCGGGGAGACGGAATTTGCCGTAGCGGGGAGACTGACCAGTGCCCTGTTGGCCCGGGAGTTGACTCCCACGGTTCTGTTGGTGGGGGCCGATGAACGGATCGCGAAATTCAGACATCCCATTCCTACACAAAAAGTGGTGACAAAGTATGCTATGGTGGCCTGTGTTGCCCGGTACAAAGGTATCCAGGTGGCAGGCAGTCGACTGGTGCACTTTGGACCTTTAGACGCTGATCTGTTGCGTAAACACCAGGCGGTGGTTACGGTAGATGCCACCTTGATCGGGCAAAGTGTACCGGGAAGGAAACTGAACGAAATCCTGGCTGCAGGGATTGCCGCCTACAGGGAGGCGGGCTTTGCGGAGGAATGGAAACTCCATCATCAAGGCGGGATCATTGGATACTGGACTCGGGAGATGATCGCCACCCCTCAAACCCAGCTCACCCTTCGGGAAAACCAGGCCCTCGCGTGGAATCCTTCCATCACTGGTACCAAGTCCGAGGATACGATCTTGGTCACCAAGGATGGTCCCCAGGTGGTCACCAGCACCCCTGATTGGCCGATGTTGGAAGTGCACACAGTCGACGGGGTCTTCTATCGTCCGGACATCCTGGTCCGCTAA
- a CDS encoding F0F1 ATP synthase subunit epsilon yields MSQKTLTVKILTPERKVFVGEADMIIARSIDGDIGIMPGHAPLVTMLRSGVFRVRAAGTVQRLAVHNGYLSVRDNTVLVLSEAAERAEEIDVDRALAAKRRAEERLARVQMEKIDAARAKAALERALSRLQAAGSD; encoded by the coding sequence TTGAGCCAGAAAACACTGACGGTGAAGATTTTGACCCCGGAACGAAAGGTATTTGTTGGGGAAGCTGATATGATCATTGCCAGAAGCATTGATGGAGATATCGGTATCATGCCTGGACATGCCCCTTTGGTGACCATGCTTCGTTCCGGCGTGTTTCGGGTAAGAGCGGCCGGGACCGTTCAGAGACTGGCGGTGCACAATGGCTACCTCAGTGTTCGGGATAACACTGTCCTCGTTCTGAGCGAGGCGGCGGAAAGGGCTGAGGAAATCGATGTGGATCGGGCCTTAGCCGCTAAAAGACGGGCCGAGGAGCGTTTGGCCCGGGTGCAAATGGAGAAAATTGACGCTGCCCGGGCAAAGGCGGCCCTGGAACGTGCCCTGAGCCGTCTGCAAGCGGCTGGATCAGATTAG
- the rsxA gene encoding electron transport complex subunit RsxA yields MREGGPRLELLFIFIGSVLVNNFVLVQFLGICPFLGVSKQLDTAFGMGMATTFVLTVSSVATWLLNRYILVQLGIPYLRNVMFILVIAVLVQLVEMFLKKVSPVLYRALGIFLPLITTNCAILGLALIIAQREYNLIQSIVFSLGAGLGFTLALVIMAGIRQELRFSNIPKCLQGSGIALIVAGLLSLAFMGFSGIVPV; encoded by the coding sequence ATGCGGGAAGGAGGGCCAAGGTTGGAACTGCTGTTCATATTCATCGGGTCGGTTCTGGTCAATAACTTCGTCTTAGTTCAGTTTTTGGGGATTTGTCCCTTCCTTGGCGTATCCAAACAGCTGGATACGGCCTTCGGGATGGGGATGGCCACCACTTTCGTATTGACCGTGTCTAGTGTGGCCACTTGGTTGTTGAACCGCTATATTCTGGTCCAACTTGGCATTCCCTATCTGCGGAACGTGATGTTTATTCTCGTAATCGCTGTGCTGGTGCAGCTTGTGGAGATGTTCCTGAAGAAGGTCAGTCCGGTGCTGTATCGCGCCCTGGGAATCTTCTTGCCGTTGATTACCACAAACTGCGCCATCCTGGGGCTAGCCCTGATCATTGCTCAAAGGGAATACAATCTTATTCAGTCCATTGTGTTCAGCCTTGGTGCAGGCCTTGGTTTTACCTTGGCTTTGGTGATCATGGCGGGCATTAGACAGGAGCTGAGATTCAGCAATATTCCCAAGTGTCTGCAGGGATCAGGTATCGCGCTGATTGTGGCGGGCCTTTTGTCTTTAGCCTTTATGGGATTTTCCGGAATTGTCCCGGTCTGA
- the larA gene encoding nickel-dependent lactate racemase, with product MRVELAYGRTGLVVDLPDRNVTVVEPKFVPGEQDQRGAVQQALKNPLGCAPLRELVNSDDQVAIVFSDITRPVPNHIILPAILEELTHLPKENIVLINALGMHRANTREELIGMLGQDIVDQYRIVQSLADERESYALAGTLPDGHEVYLRKEYLDASVRILTGFIEPHFFAGFSGGPKSVAPGIASRDTVMYIHSAELIGHPKSTWGILEGNPVQEAIARIAALNEVHFVVNVALNKNKEITKVWAGTLEDVHRLGTQFVKETSMCPVEDYFDVVLTSNSGYPLDLNLYQAVKGMSAAARVVKPGGHIICVAECWDGIPEHGNFKKLLAGAKSWEDILTQVYTPGFALTDQWQAQTLAMILRRAKVHMYSDCLTAEQIRLAHLEPVQSVEEVIEKILAEKPEATICVLPEGPQTIPYVVGEE from the coding sequence ATGAGAGTTGAACTAGCCTATGGACGAACTGGGTTGGTTGTGGACCTGCCCGACCGGAACGTGACAGTGGTGGAGCCGAAGTTTGTCCCCGGAGAGCAGGATCAGCGTGGGGCGGTGCAACAAGCCCTGAAGAACCCCTTGGGCTGTGCGCCTCTGCGGGAATTGGTAAACAGCGATGATCAGGTGGCCATCGTTTTTTCGGATATCACCCGTCCCGTGCCAAACCACATTATCTTGCCTGCGATTTTGGAGGAACTGACACATCTGCCCAAAGAGAATATTGTACTGATTAACGCCCTGGGGATGCATCGGGCTAACACCCGGGAGGAACTGATCGGTATGTTGGGGCAGGACATTGTGGACCAGTATCGGATTGTGCAGTCTTTGGCCGACGAGCGGGAAAGCTATGCCTTGGCCGGGACACTGCCCGATGGGCATGAGGTGTACCTACGTAAGGAATATCTAGATGCGTCGGTGCGCATCCTTACGGGGTTCATTGAGCCGCACTTTTTTGCCGGTTTTAGTGGTGGGCCGAAATCGGTGGCTCCGGGAATCGCAAGCCGCGATACTGTGATGTACATACACAGTGCGGAGCTCATAGGCCATCCCAAGTCCACATGGGGTATTCTGGAGGGTAACCCGGTACAGGAGGCCATTGCGCGGATTGCGGCTTTAAACGAGGTTCACTTTGTGGTAAACGTGGCTTTGAATAAGAATAAGGAAATCACCAAGGTCTGGGCGGGGACCCTGGAGGATGTACACCGGTTGGGTACGCAGTTTGTGAAGGAGACCAGCATGTGTCCAGTGGAGGATTACTTTGATGTGGTCTTGACTAGCAACAGCGGTTACCCTCTGGATCTGAACTTATACCAGGCGGTAAAAGGGATGTCCGCGGCGGCCCGGGTGGTGAAACCCGGTGGCCATATCATCTGCGTGGCCGAGTGTTGGGACGGGATCCCAGAACATGGTAACTTCAAGAAGCTCCTCGCGGGGGCTAAGTCCTGGGAGGATATTCTAACACAAGTCTATACCCCTGGTTTTGCCCTAACGGACCAATGGCAGGCCCAAACCTTAGCGATGATCCTAAGAAGGGCCAAAGTCCACATGTACAGTGACTGTCTCACGGCAGAGCAGATTAGGCTGGCTCATCTGGAACCGGTCCAGTCAGTGGAAGAGGTTATTGAAAAGATCTTGGCGGAGAAGCCCGAGGCCACTATTTGCGTTTTACCCGAAGGTCCCCAGACGATTCCCTACGTGGTGGGGGAGGAATAA